Proteins encoded by one window of Ictidomys tridecemlineatus isolate mIctTri1 chromosome 7, mIctTri1.hap1, whole genome shotgun sequence:
- the Nxph2 gene encoding neurexophilin-2, translating into MRLRPLPLVVVPGLLQLLFCDGKEAVHASEGLDWEDKDTPGTLVGNVVHSRIISPLRLFVKQSPVPKPGPMAYADSMENFWDWLANITEAQEPLARTKRRPIVKTGKFKKMFGWGDFHSNIKTVKLNLLITGKIVDHGNGTFSVYFRHNSTGLGNVSVSLVPPSKVVEFEVSPQSTLETKESKSFNCRIEYEKTDRAKKTALCNFDPSKICYQEQTQSHVSWLCSKPFKVICIYIAFYSVDYKLVQKVCPDYNYHSETPYLSSG; encoded by the coding sequence CTCTTCTGTGATGGTAAAGAGGCGGTGCATGCCTCAGAAGGTCTGGACTGGGAAGACAAAGATACCCCAGGGACATTGGTTGGAAATGTGGTGCACTCAAGGATCATCAGTCCTCTGCGCCTGTTTGTTAAACAGTCTCCAGTGCCCAAGCCAGGTCCCATGGCATATGCAGACAGCATGGAAAACTTTTGGGATTGGCTGGCCAATATCACAGAGGCTCAGGAGCCATTAGCAAGAACTAAGCGGAGGCCAATAGTGAAAACgggaaaatttaagaaaatgtttggATGGGGTGACTTTCATTCCAACATTAAAACTGTCAAACTCAACCTTCTCATCACAGGGAAAATTGTCGACCATGGAAATGGAACCTTCAGTGTTTATTTCCGGCATAATTCAACAGGCCTGGGCAATGTTTCAGTGAGCTTGGTACCTCCTTCCAAAGTGGTGGAATTTGAAGTTTCCCCCCAGTCGACCTTAGAGACCAAGGAATCCAAATCTTTCAATTGTCGCATTGAGTATGAAAAAACAGACCGGGCAAAGAAGACCGCCCTGTGCAACTTTGACCCATCCAAGATTTGCTACCAGGAGCAGACTCAGAGCCATGTGTCTTGGTTATGCTCTAAGCCCTTCAAGGTCATTTGCATTTACATTGCCTTTTACAGTGTTGATTATAAACTTGTGCAGAAGGTCTGTCCTGACTATAATTATCATAGTGAGACCCCATACTTATCTTCTGGCTGA